One stretch of Diabrotica undecimpunctata isolate CICGRU chromosome 5, icDiaUnde3, whole genome shotgun sequence DNA includes these proteins:
- the LOC140440995 gene encoding aromatic-L-amino-acid decarboxylase-like isoform X1, whose translation MDAEEFRVRGKEMVDYICQYMTSMNKYKVTPDIEPGYLKKLLPSEAPQEPENWDSIMKDVENKIMPGVTHWQHPRFHAYFPSGNSYPSILGDMLSDAISCIGFSWASSPACTELETIVLDWFGKAIGLPDDFITSSSKDSKGGGVLETCASECVLVCMLAARNQAIQYLKKDNPNSCHDSEFLPKLICYCSKEAHSCVEKAAKMLLVKIRILDPDENGSLRGETVRAAMEEDKAKGLFPFLVSATLGTTASASFDNLEELGPICKLQPCTWLHVDAAYAGNAFILPELKYLLKGVEYIDSFNTNPNKWLLTNFDCSCLWVRCKYKLTSALAIDPLYLQHANSDEAIDYRHWGIPLSRRFRSLKLWFVIRNYGLSGLQNYIRNHIKLAKYFESLVRKNPKFEVVNDVRLGLVCFRLKAPDCDNKKLLANINDSGKLHMIPSMVKDKYIIRFCVVAEHATEADIDYAWRIIQEYSAEITSRVSFRPPLTRQKSSRLSFTRSVSKEMYQRSKSKSNLLDGATPILVVDSDEDEECLNNNTDDILDALTSVSVYDDDVFNKENEEEKRMPPQSPPNYL comes from the exons ATGGACGCAGAAGAATTCAGAGTTCGCGGCAAAGAAATGGTTGACTACATTTGTCAATACATGACAAGTATGAATAAATACAAAGTTACCCCAGACATAGAACCgggatatttaaaaaagttgCTGCCCAGTGAAGCTCCACAAGAACCGGAAAACTGGGACAGTATCATGAAGGATGTCGAGAACAAAATCATGCCGGGCGTTACACATTGGCAACATCCAAGGTTCCATGCATATTTTCCCAGCGGAAATTCTTACCCTTCGATATTGGGTGATATGCTGTCGGATGCCATATCATGCATTGGATTTTCTTGG GCTTCCAGTCCCGCCTGCACAGAATTGGAAACCATCGTCTTGGACTGGTTCGGCAAAGCCATCGGTCTTCCAGACGATTTTATCACTTCAAGTAGTAAAGACAGTAAAGGTGGAGGAGTTCTCGAGACCTGCGCCAGCGAATGTGTCCTAGTGTGTATGTTGGCAGCTAGAAACCAAGCCATTCAGTATCTCAAAAAAGACAATCCAAACAGCTGTCACGATAGCGAGTTTTTGCCAAAGTTGATCTGTTATTGTTCAAAAGAAGCGCATTCCTGCGTCGAGAAAGCAGCGAAGATGCTTCTTGTGAAGATTAGAATACTGGATCCTGACGAGAATGGTAGTTTGAGAGGCGAGACAGTTCGTGCTGCCATGGAAGAAGATAAAGCTAAAGGACTCTTTCCGTTCCTCGTTAGTGCTACCCTTGGTACTACAGCGAGTGCTTCTTTTGATAATTTAGAAGAACTGGGTCCGATTTGCAAATTACAGCCGTGTACATGGCTCCATGTTGATGCTGCTTACGCTGGTAACGCTTTCATTTTGCCTGAACTGAAATATCTGCTGAAGGGGGTCGAATATATAGATTCTTTTAATACTAACCCCAACAAATGGTTATTAACCAACTTTGACTGTTCCTGTTTATGGGTTAGATGTAAGTACAAGCTCACTAGTGCTTTAGCAATCGATCCTTTATATCTACAACACGCCAATTCGGATGAAGCCATTGATTACAGGCACTGGGGTATTCCGCTTAGTAGAAGGTTCCGTTCTTTAAAATTGTGGTTTGTTATTAGAAACTACGGACTCTCTGGTCTTCAGAACTACATTAGGAACCATATTAAACTAGCAAAATATTTTGAATCTTTAGTTAGGAAAAACCCAAAATTCGAAGTCGTAAACGATGTACGTCTAGGTCTAGTTTGCTTCAGACTAAAAGCCCCAGATTGCGACAATAAAAAACTATTAGCCAACATAAACGATTCTGGCAAACTCCACATGATTCCTAGCATGGTCAAAGATAAGTACATCATTCGATTTTGTGTAGTAGCTGAACATGCTACAGAAGCTGACATAGACTATGCCTGGCGTATCATCCAAGAATACAGCGCAGAAATTACCAGCAGAGTATCCTTCAGACCCCCTCTTACAAGGCAAAAATCCAGCAGGCTTTCATTTACAAGAAGTGTGTCCAAAGAAATGTATCAAAGGTCCAAAAGCAAGTCCAACTTGCTGGACGGTGCCACGCCTATCTTGGTGGTTGATTCAGATGAAGATGAAGAATGCCTCAACAATAACACAGATGATATTCTGGATGCCTTGACAAGCGTAAGTGTTTATGACGACGATGTGTTTAATAAAGAAAACGAAGAAGAAAAGAGGATGCCACCTCAGAGTCCACCCAACTATTTGTGA
- the LOC140440995 gene encoding aromatic-L-amino-acid decarboxylase-like isoform X2 codes for MDVEEFRIRGKQMIDYICYYMKNVESFRVFPNIEPGYLRKLLPTEAPQEPEDFDRIMEDFEDKIMPGVTHWIHRRFHAYFPNGNGYASILGDMLSDTINCVGFSWASSPACTELETIVLDWFGKAIGLPDDFITSSSKDSKGGGVLETCASECVLVCMLAARNQAIQYLKKDNPNSCHDSEFLPKLICYCSKEAHSCVEKAAKMLLVKIRILDPDENGSLRGETVRAAMEEDKAKGLFPFLVSATLGTTASASFDNLEELGPICKLQPCTWLHVDAAYAGNAFILPELKYLLKGVEYIDSFNTNPNKWLLTNFDCSCLWVRCKYKLTSALAIDPLYLQHANSDEAIDYRHWGIPLSRRFRSLKLWFVIRNYGLSGLQNYIRNHIKLAKYFESLVRKNPKFEVVNDVRLGLVCFRLKAPDCDNKKLLANINDSGKLHMIPSMVKDKYIIRFCVVAEHATEADIDYAWRIIQEYSAEITSRVSFRPPLTRQKSSRLSFTRSVSKEMYQRSKSKSNLLDGATPILVVDSDEDEECLNNNTDDILDALTSVSVYDDDVFNKENEEEKRMPPQSPPNYL; via the exons ATGGACGTAGAGGAATTCAGAATTCGCGGCAAACAAATGATAGACTATATTTGCTACTACATGAAAAATGTGGAAAGCTTCAGAGTCTTTCCAAATATAGAACCGGGATATCTCAGAAAGTTGCTGCCCACTGAAGCCCCACAAGAACCGGAAGACTTTGATAGGATTATGGAGGATTTCGAGGACAAAATTATGCCGGGTGTTACCCATTGGATCCATCGCAGATTCCATGCGTATTTTCCCAATGGAAACGGGTATGCCTCGATATTGGGTGACATGTTATCTGATACTATAAACTGCGTTGGATTTTCTTGG GCTTCCAGTCCCGCCTGCACAGAATTGGAAACCATCGTCTTGGACTGGTTCGGCAAAGCCATCGGTCTTCCAGACGATTTTATCACTTCAAGTAGTAAAGACAGTAAAGGTGGAGGAGTTCTCGAGACCTGCGCCAGCGAATGTGTCCTAGTGTGTATGTTGGCAGCTAGAAACCAAGCCATTCAGTATCTCAAAAAAGACAATCCAAACAGCTGTCACGATAGCGAGTTTTTGCCAAAGTTGATCTGTTATTGTTCAAAAGAAGCGCATTCCTGCGTCGAGAAAGCAGCGAAGATGCTTCTTGTGAAGATTAGAATACTGGATCCTGACGAGAATGGTAGTTTGAGAGGCGAGACAGTTCGTGCTGCCATGGAAGAAGATAAAGCTAAAGGACTCTTTCCGTTCCTCGTTAGTGCTACCCTTGGTACTACAGCGAGTGCTTCTTTTGATAATTTAGAAGAACTGGGTCCGATTTGCAAATTACAGCCGTGTACATGGCTCCATGTTGATGCTGCTTACGCTGGTAACGCTTTCATTTTGCCTGAACTGAAATATCTGCTGAAGGGGGTCGAATATATAGATTCTTTTAATACTAACCCCAACAAATGGTTATTAACCAACTTTGACTGTTCCTGTTTATGGGTTAGATGTAAGTACAAGCTCACTAGTGCTTTAGCAATCGATCCTTTATATCTACAACACGCCAATTCGGATGAAGCCATTGATTACAGGCACTGGGGTATTCCGCTTAGTAGAAGGTTCCGTTCTTTAAAATTGTGGTTTGTTATTAGAAACTACGGACTCTCTGGTCTTCAGAACTACATTAGGAACCATATTAAACTAGCAAAATATTTTGAATCTTTAGTTAGGAAAAACCCAAAATTCGAAGTCGTAAACGATGTACGTCTAGGTCTAGTTTGCTTCAGACTAAAAGCCCCAGATTGCGACAATAAAAAACTATTAGCCAACATAAACGATTCTGGCAAACTCCACATGATTCCTAGCATGGTCAAAGATAAGTACATCATTCGATTTTGTGTAGTAGCTGAACATGCTACAGAAGCTGACATAGACTATGCCTGGCGTATCATCCAAGAATACAGCGCAGAAATTACCAGCAGAGTATCCTTCAGACCCCCTCTTACAAGGCAAAAATCCAGCAGGCTTTCATTTACAAGAAGTGTGTCCAAAGAAATGTATCAAAGGTCCAAAAGCAAGTCCAACTTGCTGGACGGTGCCACGCCTATCTTGGTGGTTGATTCAGATGAAGATGAAGAATGCCTCAACAATAACACAGATGATATTCTGGATGCCTTGACAAGCGTAAGTGTTTATGACGACGATGTGTTTAATAAAGAAAACGAAGAAGAAAAGAGGATGCCACCTCAGAGTCCACCCAACTATTTGTGA